In Paraburkholderia youngii, the genomic stretch ACCAACACGAACGTGACGGGCTTCAGCGTTTTCGGTCTGGGTGCAAACTCGTCGGGGACGTGGGACCTGAGCAAATTCAACTCGGGCTTCAACGCCATCGACGTGACGGCCGGCAACACCGCAGCTAACGTTGCCAATACCATCGTCAACGCTGCGACCGGTACGTCGCTCAGCATTGACGGTTCGGGTACTGACACGGGCTCGGTGTCCTTGTCGTATGTTGACACCACCGGCGCGACTGACACGACCAACCTGACGATTGGTTCTGCGACGGCTGCCGGCCTCAGCATCGCTAGCGTGACCCTCGCTGACGCAAACGGAGTCGGTGTCAATACCGTCAACGTGACGACCTTGGGTACGGACATCAATAACGCGGGCGGCGCAACGGATACCATCGGAGCGCTCAACGACAACGGGCTGTCTGTCCTGAATGTGAGCGGAACCGCAGGTCTGTCGATTACCGCGCTCGACGAAACAGCGCATCAGGCAACGGCGTTCACCATCAACTCGACCGAGTCGGGCCAGAACGGCACGACGATTGGCACCCTGACTGACATCAACCTGGGCAACCTGACCTTCACGGGTACGGCTAATGCCGATGTCGGTCAACTCGTTGTCGCGGGTGGCTCGGTGACGAACCTCACCATCACGAACTCGGGCACGGGCATGGCTACGGTGGGTGACGGCACCGCCTTCACTGATGCCGCACTGACCAAGTTGACGCTGAACGGTAATGTGAATCTGACAACTGGCGTGTTGGCAGCAACGAGCGGCGTCACCATTGCTGGTTCGACGGACAACGCTCACGTCACGCTTAACCTGGCGGGGGCCACGACCGGTACCGACTCCATCAGCCTGGGCAACGCCAACAACAGCATTATCGATACGAGCATTGGCGGCACGGTCAACGTTACCGTCGGAACTGGCTTCAATCTCATCAAGCTCGGTGACTTCGGTGCTGCTGGCACGACGACCACGGGTACCTACAATGTGACCCTGGGTGCCCACACGGATACGGCAAGCCTCTACGACAGCATCTTCGTCGCGGATACGGGCTCGGCGTCAGTTGTTGCCACCCCGACGACGGTGATTACCGGTGCAGTGAAGGGCGACGTCATTACCACGACTGACGCCAACGCACTCACGGTCACGACGCTGACGGCTAACCAACTGTCGAGCCTCGCGAATGCGGCAAATCTGGCTACCGCAATCAGCCAGGCTTCGGCGATGACCGTTGGCGCTCATGGTGTCGATTCGTTCGTGTACGGTGGCAACACGTATGTGGTTGAAAACGTTGCTGCTGGTACTGCCGCTGCGACCAGCACGGTTCTCGAACTTGCTGGTGTGCATACCATCTCGAGCACGGGCAACGCGGCAGGTGCGTTCCACGTCGCAAGCTAATAGGCCTTTGTAGTAGTAAGCATAGCCTTAGCGTTGAAACCCCGCCTTCTCACGAGAGGAGCGGGGTTTTTATTTTCTTGGATAAGTAGGTGAAGTTTTCCGGCCATGTCCACCGAGCCGTGCTTCGCCTGTGCTGACGGATAAAGGTCCGATCCGGCGCTGCGCGAGATGGAAATCTCGATCAATAGGAACTGGATCTAACCAGCTAAACAGGAGCGGCAAAGGTGCGGCACTCCAACGGGGCAAGTAAAGTCACGGTTAAGAGCGGTCCATGGGTAAAACTCTGGACCGGATCGGACAGACGATGTCAGATCGTTCGGCTCAGTTCGGCCAGGAAGCGTCACTCGCTCGCCGCCGCGCAGCGACTGGAGATTGCCCCACATCGGACCCTGCCCCGCGACGGCTGAGGCTGGATACGATTTGGCATCACAGCGGTAACTAAAGGAATCCCCTCATGCCCGGCACTTTAAGCACGACTCCAGCAATCAAATAGCACGCAACGCAACTCAAAGCGCCGGTCACGCCAAACTTGACCAAGGGATTGGCATGCACGCTGCTCCATGAGAGTGCGATCGCCACCAAAATCGGGGGATGCAAGATGTATATAGTGTAGGCTCGTCTCGACAGGCGACGCATCAAGCGGCCTAGCCGTGAGAAATTCCGCTGAAAAAAGCGGAGCAAGAAGAGGATGATGCCCCATGCGACAAACGGTTCCCAAAGCGCATACACGATGTGCATCGTGTCGTGTTGCGATTTCGGCGATGCTCCTGAGAGATAGTAGGCGAGCGGCAAAATCGGCAACGTCACGAGGCTGACAAGCGACCAGAACTTCACCTGTCGGGCTGGGAGGAATTCCAGCCGCCGCCCTCTTGCAGCCGCAAATCCGGCAGCGAATAGCACGACGTAGCTCGCGAAATACCCGAGCTGAAGGCCCCACACATTGACGCCGACCGGCCACCTGATCCTCAGGATGAATGCCGCCGCGCCAGTCAATAGTGCGCCGACGCCAAGCGTCAAGTTTGTCGGGAACGAGACCTCGCGAACACGAAGTGGATCACCTACGTAGCGGAGGAGGGCCACGCCGACGGCGAGCAACAAGGTGAAAATCAGCAACGCCTGAGCAAACCACATTGGACCGGAGTCGAATGTTCCTCTCGATACGAGCGTCCTGAGCGTCGCTCCAAAAAGAAGTCCCTTGCTGGTTTGCGCCAATGCAATGGTAATGGGACCAAGCACCACCCCGTAGAACAACAATGGCAAGCCCAACCTGAAAAAGCGGTCAAAAAGGAATTGAGGCAGTCCTTTTCTGGCCAGAGACGATCGTGAGTAATAGCCCGCGAGAAGGAAGAACAGGCCCATGAAGAAAGCCTGGTTGACGGTGCAGAACAACACAAGGCAGATGGTTGCGACGTCCCGGCTCGGCGAGACCTCGTGGTAATACCAACCGCCAATCGCCCCGTAGGTAATAGCGCAGTGATGAAACACCACCAGTAATGTCGTAAATGCACGTAGCGCATCCAGGCCGACATTTCTGTCGGTCTGAATGAAGTTCGCCGGGGAAACCTCGCTCCCCGAAGCCAGATCGTTGGCCGCTATGGACACGTTTCGTATCGGTGATTTTGCTGGTACGCCAGAGAAGGTGGTCAATCTACTCCGAAAATATTACAGAGTTCCAACCAGCAATGGCTGACCTCGAACTTCCGATGCCAATGTCCGTAAGCTGAAGAAGCACCTCCGACATTCACGTCAGGGGAGCGAGCGTCTGCGCAGGGTCGACTGCGGTCGACTAGGCGGGGCAGCAGTCGGGCCATCTACGGACATTCGCACCCAAGCGCAGACGGCCACTTAAACGTCCGATCCATTACGGCGGATTCAACCGGTGGATGCAACACACTGAAAGCTGCTCAGGCAGTGGGAGTGTTGCAGATGAAACAGCGACGCCGGATCTATTACAGCGAGACGCAGAAAGCGCTGATCTGGGACCGCCATGCGGCTATCGGCAGCGGCCGGAGGACTGGACCGCGATCCCTCCCTGGTCGGCTGGACCGGGGGTGGAATCCTCGATGACTTGAGACGGCGCCACATTGCCGGTCGCTCCCGGCGCGAACACGAGAATGCGCCTGTTCGGCTCGGCAACAAAGAGTCGCCCGTCGGAGGAGACGCTGATCTTGTTGGCGCCCGGAAAGCCAGGCCCAGTGATTCCCGTGGCTGGACCGCTGATCGTCCGCACCGGCGGCACATTGCCGCTCGCCCCGGCGGCGAAAACGCTCACCTGGATCTGCGTGTGGTCTGTGGTCGTGTTGTAGACGAATAATTCGTTCGTACGAGGATCGACAGCGATCGTCAGGTTGTTGGATGCTGCCCCACCTTCCCCACCCGCCAGCAGCCCGGTGTTGCTACCAGTGAGGCTGCGCAGAAGCGCCGGGGAGGTGAGACTCCGGGCCGTGCCAAGCGTGTCGATGATCGCCGCTCCCCGGTCGTCATAACCCGCAAGCAGCAGATTGTCCTCGTTATCGACGGCAAGGCTCACGTACACCCGGAGATTTGGAGTTGGATCAGAAATGACAATCGGCTGGAGCAGCAACCCAGTGCTGTTGACGGGAGCGACAAAGAGCGGGCCAGCCCCGGCGCGAATGCTCAAGATGAAGTCGTTGAGGTGGGAATCCACCGCGATGCTCACCAGATCATTCCCCGGCAACGTGAACGAGCGACTGGGCGCCGCATTGTCCTCGGCCTTCGGCGGAAAGATGGCGACGGTGCCGTTGGTGAGAAACTGCGCGACGTGAAAGAAGTCGTTCTTGCTGAAGGCGATCGCCCGAGCGGTGCCGAAGGTGGTGCGCGGCCCTTCCAGCACCTGGCAGGGCTTGGTCGCTCCGTTGGCGCGCAAGGAGTAACCGCGAATCTGATCATTCAGACCGATGAAGACGGCGTCGTCGGGGCAGGCGGCTTGCGCCAGCCGGACCCCGAACAGCGCACTGAAGATGGCGACATATAGCGCGAGTTTCATGATAGGCCCCCTCAGCAAGTTCCTCGGCTGGGTTTACGGAGGAGCGTTTCGTACTCCTTGAGCATAGACCAGCTCAGCGGGAGCCGAAAAATAAAGTTCCGCGAATTGGAACCGGTAGTTCTGGCGGGCGATGCGACGGAATGCCCATCGATATCGAACGGTAATCCAGGCGCATTCGGGCGTCTTGACTAACAGACTGCTGAAATACAGCCGCGCAGGAACGGCTTACCACCATCTGCGCGGCTGACGGCGCAATCTTTTCGCAGGTGAAATTTCAACGTGAATCCAGCGACGTGAGGCCAGTTTTGAGAGAAATGCGATTGGCCCCGCGAGGACTTGCATGTGGGACGCAAGCGCGTGGCGCGCCTGATGCGCCTTCCCTGTCTGCGCGGCGTAAGGCGGCGCTGGCCCGCACCACGCAGCAGCACCCGGGTGCGCGGCGCGCGTCCGATCCGGTGTGCCGGCAATTCAGCGCCGAAGCGCCCAACGTACGGTGGATGGCGGACGCCACCTATGTCCTGACTGGCGCAGGATTGCTTACGAAATAAGTTTAATCAAACGCGAAAATGTATGCGTTCAGCGAACCGCTAAACAACGTCCCCTAAAAGAAGGGAGCACTCGTCATGAAAAACGCGAAGCTTAACCCTAACAACGAAGGATCCGGCGCAATTTCGGCAAGGCGTTTTTCGTTCCTATCCTATCTGTTCGCCGCCGTCTTTTTAGGTGCCTGGATGTCCGTCGCGTCCGGGCAGTCGGTCGGACAGCCTTTGGCTCCAGTCACCGACACAGGACCTGCCGCGACGGCATCACCGATCAATACGTTGGCGGCCACGTCCGTGAACGTGTTGACCTATCATGGCGACACGAATCGTACTGGTTGGAATTCGAACGAGACGACCCTTACCCCTTCCAACGTCAGAGCCGGTTCGTTCGGCGT encodes the following:
- a CDS encoding acyltransferase family protein; the protein is MTTFSGVPAKSPIRNVSIAANDLASGSEVSPANFIQTDRNVGLDALRAFTTLLVVFHHCAITYGAIGGWYYHEVSPSRDVATICLVLFCTVNQAFFMGLFFLLAGYYSRSSLARKGLPQFLFDRFFRLGLPLLFYGVVLGPITIALAQTSKGLLFGATLRTLVSRGTFDSGPMWFAQALLIFTLLLAVGVALLRYVGDPLRVREVSFPTNLTLGVGALLTGAAAFILRIRWPVGVNVWGLQLGYFASYVVLFAAGFAAARGRRLEFLPARQVKFWSLVSLVTLPILPLAYYLSGASPKSQHDTMHIVYALWEPFVAWGIILFLLRFFQRNFSRLGRLMRRLSRRAYTIYILHPPILVAIALSWSSVHANPLVKFGVTGALSCVACYLIAGVVLKVPGMRGFL